The genomic segment TATCCAGTTTTTGTGAATGTTGTGTGGTGGTGTGCTCTGACATTTTTCTAACGTAAAATATATGCGTCAGCTTAATAAAGATTGGGAAGCAGTTTTCAGGATAGGATAGGGTGTGGCGTAagtgcaataaagaaaaaaaagttgcaaaatgTAGCAAACATTCCATGAGCTACCTTTTTTTCAGTGTCATCATTACCAATAGAGACAATGTAAAATATACAACAGCTGGGAGATCAGCTGATTCCTAGCCAATTTTCGAACTACTGTATCGTTATCTTTGAAATGTAGGTTATGCCTTGTTTGACCGCCTACCTGTTTACTGTCATTTTCTTCGTGTGCATGTTTCTGACTGTGCTCCTCTCATCTCTCCTTGTCCTTTCTCTGCTGTATGGGGCAGTGGAGCCTCAAGTTGTGTAAGGGGCCTCTAATGATTGTACCCTGGAGATTCTGCCTAACAAAACTTATGCAGACATGTGACATGGCCAGGAAACAGAATTTGAACAATCGCATTGACCTTCATTCATCAAATCTTGGCCACTCTTGTAATAGAAGCCGTGCCTCAATTATCAGTGAGTGCGTTGTCTGTCCTCTCTCTCatccctgtaaaaaaaaaaaggaaaaaaaagaaaagtggtgTCACTAGGCAGCTGTTACCATCATATGTCAGGGTCGACAGTATTACAAATCATATTGGTGAATTATCGCAATATAATAGTAAAAGTTATAGACTAATACAGAGATTCTGAACTGGTGGGTCAGGGCCCTATTTTGGGTGGGTCGCGAACAGCTAGTCAAAATTTCTATTGGTCATACCCATATTCAGATGTTTTTCAGAGGCATACCAAGATCCCACATGGACCATATGAGGTAAGTGTTACTCACTTGTGCTCCTGTCACTAGTTTAGTCCgtaaacaaaaacagtgcagctcagcctcatGACTAGATATATGCTTTCATCAGTATTggaaatttatatttttaaaccaaaaaaaaagctttattttccttaacttctataaaagtgggtcgtGACTTTGCAAGAGTAGGAAAATGCGgatcccagggtgacaacagttgtgAACCACTGGACTAATATGTTGGATTCAATAAATCAAGTTGAAGACATTAGCGACAGAAGCAGAATTGTAGCAGGAATAAATGTGCCAATTATATGAACTCAATCTGCTAAGAAGTAACGCTTGTCAAAAATGTAGAGCTCGATTGTAAATTTGAACTTTAACTTGGAATTTGTCTCGAGTTGTGGTACTCTCCAGGCCTGCAGGTGGTGCTAAAGTGCCTCATGCAGTAAGTAGTTTCTCACAcgcaatcaatcaataaattcagtagtttttacattattttggtAACGCGGAAAACATAGGACACGCAGTTGAAATCATAACCTGCTGCCTCACACTTGACAGATatacaagaaaaatgttttgaaaaataaaaggccttctcataaaaaataaaataaataaataaacagtccTGGTATTCTCTGCCACAGAGTAAATGTTTATCTGGGGTTTGTGACATTGTTGTTACTGCAGTTAACCACCTTTTTACCCCCCACGTGAAAACACTACTGGTTTCTTGCCCTTGAAACACAATTCGTATTAAAGGCCGTTAAGAAAAATTTTAGTTACAAACGTTAAGTGAAAGGAAAGAGTCGGACATTTCGGCAATGCCTGCCAAAAGGTTAATTGGTGCCTCTGGAAGTTTACTACTCAGGGCATCTGATAGAAGCACGTAGAAGAGTGGGAAGGGCAGCTGTTAATCTCCCACAATTCTTCCCAGTGCGATAAGACGGACTTTCATATTAAAATTGATGTAACTGTAAGCGGCGGGACTCCCTTGCTGAATGCacaattatttttccaaaaatggGGTGAAATTAAAGTGAATTTTGGAGTTTACAAAAAGCATTGGCGTTCAGTTTCCCTCTAGCCTAAAAAACACTAATAGCTCCACTTTGACGTTTGTTCTTGCCAGTTGAGCTTGTCAGAGCCGCCGGTGCTGTCTCTAAAtataaaacactaaataaaacATACCTCCACGCTCCCTCAGCATCCAGGGTGTTTTAGAGGCCTTCACGGATGTCGGTCGGCCAATCAAAACATCGCTCTTACGGCGGATCAAGGTCACAGCACGTTGGGGGCTCTTGTGTGTGTTCATGATGCCACATTctctatatttgttttaaaagtccAAAGCCCATCTCCATCTTGTGTCCATTAGCTGGCAAGCAACTCACCTCCAGGCTTTCTCTGGAGGTGCTTgtgaaatattcatttaaaaaggaaaaagtttcattttcagaaagaaaagaggCTAGGCATTCCTCAAACCGGCCGGTGTGGGACCAGCGAGTGCTGCTTGGAGAAGAGAGGAAATATTAACCACGTAAAAGGCATAAGTGCACCCGGACACGGCTGTTATGTCCCATTCATTTTTTAAGCGGGAGCCcatctgctaagtctttctcccaaaatgcacattttcccTGCATGGCTGCGAGGTGGAAAACATCTCAGATTTGTGCTGACAAACTTCATTTATGGCAAAGTGCCTTCTGAAGGGAACGCGTGTCGTGATATCATTGACGGCCATTTAAAGAGGACATTTTCCGGTGCCGGCAccgtgggcgactggttagagcgtcagccgcacagttctgaggacccgggttcaatccccggccccgcctgtgtggagtttgcatgttctccccgtgtctgcgtggggtttctacgggcactccggtttcctcccacatcccaaaaacatgcattaattggagactctaaattgcccgtaggtgtgactgtgagtgcgaatggttgtttgtttgtttgtatgtgccctgcgtttggctggcaaccagttcagggtgtaccccgcctcctgcccgatgatagctgggatcggctccagcacgcccgcgaccctagtgaggaaaaacggctcagaaaatggatggatggatggattttccggTGCCTCTGCAGCCATGTGAAAATTCTTCGTGCTGAGTCAGGCTCCTTCTAATTGCGTGACGGGAAGTGTGCCAATTAGTAATAGTGTTGTTTAATTATCTGTTAATGAAAGCAATAATGTTTGTGCAGTATGAGTTGGGAAAAGGAACAGGTGAATAATGAAAGATGTAATTGCTGTTTATGAGGCTGTCGGGGGGAATATAAAGACCTGACAGATTACCCGTAATCTCTCGAAAGTTGTTATTTATGTACAGTTTCATTGCTCTTCATCATTGCTCACATTTGCAACATAATTCTGTTTTGCCGTCAGCAAAATCAGTTTCCTGATGTCAAATCACTCGAAAACCATCTGCTGAAGTCATGTTTCGTCATCGCCTTCTAATTTGTTGCTCGCGCATGTCGCGACATTAGTACGTCAAGTTTTTGTGTTGGCTTTAGGGAAGGCAGCGATGGTGCTGAGAAGCACAAGACTCGCATTTTCACTGCACTTGCCGGGCTCCTTAATCACTGTGGAATAGGTCATTTGCAATAACGGTTAACAGGCATCAGAAGACTCAATTTGCTTTTGTCACTCAGTTGCCAATGACTGTGGTAAACACATCAAGTTTAGGCCAGAAAAGCCTTGGATGCATCACTATGTCGATAGCCCATCGTGAATCACAGGCTGCAGCAGTCTGTTAGTAAAGACACTGTGTCCAGCACAAGTCTCACAGGGCACAAATGTTGGCTTAAATGGCTCAAATGTATAGTTTTATTTCTGAATTAGGGATGACCATTTGGAATAGTGTTCCCTACTTTATGACAGTAATTGCACACAAGTCATAGCCTCAGACTGCatttacaataatacaatattGATGTGCTAAATTCAAGGGATAACCTGCTCCTTTTCACTCTTTACCAGTCTGTTGCCTTGCAACCAAGGCATGGGAAAGTCTCCCGATGAAAGTTCAGAATTTTTGTTATGATGAAGTATTGTGTTGACCAGATCTTGTTGAGACTATCCGCCGCATGTTGCTACACAACCAAATTTCCACCGAATAAAACTGCATGTCACTaatttctcaatgtctttcatttgttgttttagtataCATGCCTGATGATGGAGACACTGCTCTTCACGACTCAATCATCGAGGAAGATGGAGAGAATGGCACCCTGACAGAAGAGGATTTCCCAGAGAAGACCAGCCCCAAAGTGTCTGAGGACCATGAGCTGGACAACAAGAGTGCCAACAGTTACAGCAACCAGAACTCTCCCGCCAGTCTCCTGTCGACCCAAGATGCAGAGCTGGAATCGCACCTCAGCGACACCTGTGACAGACTCTCTGACTTCAAGAACTCCTCGCCACGCAAGGGCCAGCCAGAAGACCACAGCTCTAAACGCAAAGATGACACGGGCAACAGCTTGCAGAAAATGAGGGCAGCCTATGCAAACTTTCTTTCAGATTCCTACTGGACAGGAGTTAGGACGGAATTGAAATTGGGCAAAGACAACAGCAAAGCCAACTGTGACAGCACCAACGGAAGCGCCAAAAGTGAGTTCGACTGGCACCAGGATGCTCTGTCGAAGACCCTGCAGCAGACTGTCTCCCCGAAGCCTACGTCCAAACCCAACCTCTTCAGTTCGGTCCACCTGTACCGGCAAAGCAGCAAACCCTGCGCTTCAGTATTCACAGGTGCCAGCCGTTTTCGCTGTAAGAACTGCAGTGCTGCATATGACACCCTAGTAGAGCTAACGGTTCACATGAACAAGAGTGGCCACTACCAGGACAATAATCTCAGCAAACAGAGTAATTCTTCGGCCTCGTCCTCTAAATCAAAGAAACGCAGTATGCAGGATCTGGAAGGGAAGGAGGATGCACAGAAAGTTCTAAAGTGCATGTTCTGTGGGCATTCTTTTGACTCACTCCAAGATTTGAGCgtccatatgatcaaaactaaGCATTACCAAAAAGTGCCTTTAAAGGAGCCAATACCAGTAATCACACCCAAACTACTGCCACCAGCAAAGAAGCGGGCATTCGAAACCGCCAGGCCGTGCTCCCCTGACTCTACAACCGGTGCATCCGGGTACGGCGACATCCAACGTGCTGGTGCAGTTTCGAATGCAAACAATAATCGCTATGGCTATCAGAATGGCGCAAGTTACACATGGCAGTTTGAGACGTGCAAATCTCAGATTTTGAAATGCATGGAGTGCGGAAGCTCCCATGACACCCTGCAACAACTCACCACACACATGATGGTGACTGGGCATTTCATCAAGGTTACCAATTCTGCTTCCAAGAAGGGTAAACAGCTAGCACTTGACCCCCTGGCCGTGGAGAAGATCCAGGTGTTAGCTGAGCCCACTGCCAGTGAACCAGACGGAGAAAAGttatcccccaaaaatgtttcccCTGCAAGCATcgagagggacggccaaggggAGAGTGCAGCAGATAAAACGGAAGTAACTGAAGCAAAAGATGACAAGCAAGAAAGTGAAGATCAAAAGGCAGGAAATGGGAAATTTAAGTACCCTTATCTCCGGGAGGAAGATCTGGAACAGGATTCTGGTGGAGGGGGTGACATTCTTAAGTCTTTAGCCAACACAGTGGCCTCGGCCATCAATAAAGCTCAAACAGGGACGCCGAGCTGGAGTGCCTACCCGAGCATTCACGCTGCCTATCAGATCTCTGGCATTATCAAAAGCACCCCTGTCACAGCTGTGCCGCCTCCCGCTCAGCTGAAGCAGACCTTCCACCAAAAGCTGAGGGCACTCGCCCCAAAGGGGAAGTATGGTGCCATGGGCCTTGAGAGTCCCCAGGGGGGACATAAAAACTTTGGCATCAAACAAGAAACGGCTGTGATTAGTGATGGGAAAGAAAGTCAAAGTGTGAAGCTTGATCTAATGGAGACAGACGACAGTGATTGTCAGGATGATTCCTCTTTCTCTTCAAAGCCCGATGCCGACTGTGGGAATGATGCGAGTGAGCCGATCAAAGGGAAGCTGAGCCCCAATTTCTCTGACAGGGCCAAGACTCCGAGCCCCTCTGCCAGCACCACAGAGCCTCACAAAGACACTCTGGATAACCTTGCTGTAAACCCTCTTAGTGCTCTACAGTCAGTTCTGAACAATCATTTgggcaaagcaaaaaaaactaataatttgCGAGAAGATAAACTATCTTCTCATATCCAGTCCATTTTTGCTAACACTAACAACTGCAGTGACAACCCCTCACTTATGCTCAGTGATCTGGCAAGGAATAAGCCTAAAAAAAACTTAGTTTTTGCAACTGATGACCAACCAATAGATCTGACTAAATCGAAAAGCAGCAAGCCAAGATCTTTGCTACTACATCCCTCCATCCCGATGCCACAGAAGTACGCTCTGTCTGACATCGCCGACATGGTTAAAGTTCTTCCCAAAGCCACCACACCAAAACCCCCTGTAGCATCTCGTCTTCCAGCCATGAAACTGGAATCAGATGTCAGGCGCTTTGAGGACGTGTCTGCCGAGGTTTACTCCGTCCACAAGCGCAAAGGCCGCCAGTCCAACTGGAATCCTCGCCATCTTCTCATCTTGCAAGCTCAGTTCGCCTCCAGCCTCTTCCTCACCTCGGAGGGTAAGTATCTTCTGTCTGACCTCGGCCCGCAGGAGCGGATGCACATCTCTAAGTTCACGGGACTTTCCATGACCACCATTAGCCATTGGTTAGCAAATGTGAAATACCAGTTGCGGAAAACAGGAGGCACCAAATTCCTGAAGAACATGGACACAGGCCACCCGGTCTTCTACTGTAATGACTGCGCTTCCCAGTTCAGGTCGCCAACAACCTTCATTTCCCACCAGGAGTCCCATCTGGGCTTCCAAATCAAAGACATGTGCAAGATGCCCGTGGAGCATCAGATCAAGATGGACGAAGCGGAGCTCCCGAAGGTCCTCGGCGTCCGAGCATCAGAGACTCTGGTCTCGGAGGAGGATGTTGACTCTAGGTTTAAATGTAAGCTGTGTTGTCGGACATTCGCCAGTAATCACGCCATCAAACTACATTTGAGTAAAACACACAGCAAATCTcctgacaaccattcacagtacGTGGAGATGGACAAGGAATAGTTTTTCATATTATTGACACAGTTATTGTTTTAACACACAGGTTGGACATTTCAACTGTTCCCAGTTAGCATTGTGTAGTACTGTACAACATTTGCTGGCATGGCGGCAAAGACACACTGGTTAGAAAACGTTAGAAGACACAAAGACAAACGTTTGCACCCTGCTACAATGCATCACCAGTAATGAATTCTATTACTGCTTGAAGAAACATAAATGCTGATGTTTGCATGCGTAGCCACGGCTACGActactatttattatttgtatgatATGTCAAGTTTCAATTGTATTTGAAAGGCAACATAATGAAAAGATAACAATTGTACTTTGCAACTTTTGGGATACAGAACACCTGCATACATGTGCAGCAGGTAGCCCTGTACAGATCTGTACAGTTTATTTCTATGTAAAGCTGTTTTGTGTCGCCATAATAGAAGTGAGctagaagagagagaaaggaaGGGGGGGAAagcactttaatgtttaatcatcaattTGGATTCTGTAAAAGTCTCAAAACTGGCTTGAGCATTTCAAAAGCAAAACTATTTCACGCGTAAATtatgtttgaaatgaaaaagacaCACATGCAATGAGGACAAGCTGCAAGACAAATGATACCTGTGATccttgcacctttttttttacatattcaaATAAAGAGTTAACATTTGATAACAGcttatattgttgttgtttttttttcatttaaaataattgactGTGTACAATATATAGTCATGCATGCAACTTGGTACCAATTACAGACTTAACAAGTGCATGTCTCAGTGGTGGAATTTGTATCTTTGATACCTTCAGCAGTTATCACAGGAGACAGTGGCAGCACGTTAATAGccttacatcttttttttcctttttttttttttttttaaatcaaaggaTAAATATAACGTGCTACGACATGACAGCAAGGAAGAGAAATATTCTATTTtggatatatttgttttttttctctctacttTAAAAATAACTCCATTAACTGTCACGTCTCTGCTGATGTGAATGATTCAGTAAcatagaaaatgtttttataattgttttaatcCTGTAAAAATTCAGCACATGTATCATGATGTTGCTAACTCGAAGGGGCATAAAGTGATTATAGAACGTGAACACACCCGTGTGAAAATACCAGCTTTTGTTGATGATTTAAAGAAGAATATGAGAGCCATTCatttccgtaccgcttgtcctcactagggtcgcaggcgtgctgaagcttatcccagctagcttcggccaagaggcggggtacaacctcagctgatcgccagccaatcccatgGCACATAAACGACGAggacggatttgaacccgggtcctcagaactgagaggtagtcgaccaccgtgctgcTGAAAAAGGCATAAGGAAATAATAGTATCTAGAATAATGTTTTGGGTGCTTTTTCAAAAACGCTCACCAATAACCACAGAGGCAGGGGTACACTATAATAAATCTAAATCTGTCTAGTGGAAAATTAAGTACAATTAGTTGGTTGAAGTAACGTGGTAAAAGTGGTTAGCGCGCccgcctcacagatctgaggttGAGGGTTGAAATCCTGGCTTCCTGTGtgaaatttgcatgttcttctttTGCTTGCAacggttttctcctggtactctggcttccatCCACatactgttcagggtcatgAGAAGATGGAGCcagtcccagctgactttggactacaccctgaactggtgcccagtcaatcacagggtggagagacagacaaccatccCTCTCAGATTCAGACCATCACTGAATGGGAAGTGAACCCACTCTTCCTGCAGAGAtgtcagacgagtgtaccactacaccattagtGGCAACTTTAGAAAGAGGTGCATCTCAATCAATTACAATATTGTTGAAAACGTAATTTATTCGAGTGGTTCAATTTCTAAAGTGAAGCTCATATATAGATTCCCTAAacacacagtaaaataattcaaaatattttttttcccaacttttcatttttatatctTACAGCTAACCAAAGGCCAAAATTCACCATCccaagaaatttgaatattacattagaaacatccatccattttctataccggtAATCCTCTTTAGGGTCACGGTCAGGGTTGTGAGAATATGGAGTCTAGCCatgctgactttggacgagaggcagggtacatacagcatggactggtcgccaaccaatcacagggcacatattgaccaACATAGACATACAACcactgacactcacattcacacctaaggacaatttagaatcttttaCAAACGCaggacctctgaactgtgaggcggatgtgcctACCAGTCGGCCAACAATATTATTTCGAGCGTTgaaattaggtaggaattgtgtttaattaatgttttataagttttactttttgcttCGAACTGCTGAATCTAATTAAGCTGCGCCttgatatatataatttttttatttaatgtgtacaaattagcggcacggtggacgacttgttagcacatctgcctcacagttgtgaggacaggggttcaaatcccggcctcagaactgtgtggagtttgtatgttctccccgtacctgattgggttttctccggggactccggttttgtcccacatcccaaaaactgtACGTTTTTGTTGAACTCAACTGTGTTTTGTAGGGGTTTGATACCTTGCTCAGGGGCACCttgacagtaataataataaagataattAGCAGCTCTCCAAAGTCCGAGTTCTTATGGATGAGCTACTGcaagacccccccaccccccagtaagaaagaaagatgttttaattatttttcccaATGTTTTTTCGAGTTGCTGCCTTGCTTTTCGAACATTACAAACACCTCCTATTTAATGGGTGCGTTCTCTAAAGGACATTTTTTAGCTTCTGCAAAATCGCCCAGAATGAAATGGACTTTCAGGCTTCACTCCTCCACAAATGTCGTAAAAACGGCCCTGATGGCAAACAGAGAGGGTGTAAACAACAGCTAATAGTGATGAATATTGGCATGGACTTAAAGTGCCGCGTTTGCTCTGAGGACATTATTAGGAAATGATGGAGCTGCAAGatgcattttattcaattgtggGAACAGGAAGACATTTTAATCCCACAGTAAGAAGCAATGTGACATAAAGGACAACAAGGCCGCATTGTACAATACTTTCTCATCTCCACATAATGGCGTTTAGATGCACCGCCAAGATATTTCCTCATGTCGGCCTTTATTGCTTTTCCGCAAGATGGTATCATAACAATTAAACATATTTCCTCAAGCTCTATTATTTCAAggctattaaaaaataattgcctCCTAAATTCATAAACATTTTATGCAATTCATCTCTTTTTGTCGCAGCAATCAAGTCCTCAATTACTTCAACCCATCAAATCTCTATTTTATAACAGGCGAGTGACATTTGATGGTAAATGGGGGGAAAGCGGCGGCCATTCGAATGCGTGTGACACCGACGTGGCCCCCATTGTTGGAAATGAGCCGGCAATCACCTCGTTCATCAGATGACTCCTAATGCAGTTAAAGTATTCCGCTATAATTTCTGCACGCATTTATAATTACTGTCAAAGAGCCCACACCTCAGTGAGCAGATTAAAGCGATCAATTATTTAAAGCCTTTTTTCTGATTCGTCTGCGAGGCCATTATGTTGGAGAGCCGGCGGCGCTCCTAGGATGCGCTTTGGAGGGAAGCGACGACAAAATATATGAATTTCTTTATGTGGTGGCAGGATTCGGATGTCTTTTCATGGTTAAGTTCTGGAATACGTACAGCTGTAATAGAAACAAGATCTGTTTTTTATATGGCtgtatatttacacacaaatattgtattaacacaaaaaaaatctatttcttTGCTAAACTATATtctataatatactgtatgcagtttTGTAATTAGAAATCTCATGTTGTCAAAATGTGCCATCAGTCTTGAAGTAGTCCTGTTTAAATTTCAAGCACTTTTCAAACCTGGAAAATGCCTCAATAAAATTGGAGCTTTTTACAAGAGATAGCTTTTATCATCGACAACAGATGATGATGCaccatcaacaacaaaaaacaatgatgcAATGAGTACTGTGTCGTATTTTCTCATACAGTATTCATCGAGTATTTGTTTCCTCAGCTGCAGAGAGTAACAGGcaattattaattcattcattttttttttttcattagaacAACTCAGAAGTCTACCAGCATCACGGAATAGATTGTGTTCGACTTGAAAAATTCTACAGTATCTGCCTTCCATTAttagtttttacattttcttttatgggTTGCAACCAATCATCGTTCAGCGCATAGATTGGCCACAAGTACATTTTGGTGACTTGCCGTTTTTCGCTGTAGGCTAATCAAAGAAGACTGCCACCAGCAGTGTAATTGcagaagggagaaaaaaaaaaatacttttcaactAGAATTTGTTCCAATGAGACAAAATCTCGAAATGCATAGCAGGAGAAGTTCATCCACTACAGGCAACGCTGGAGTGCTGTCCTGcattaaataaatagaaaatgcatgtaaacacaaaaaaaaattattattgcaTGCAAACCCGCATCCTTTTGACTGTGTTGCAGACAGTGCCGGCCAGCATTCATTATCGGTTCATTAAAATGGGTTATGTTTTTCAGAATACATGCTACTTGTATAACTAACTACCTTTTACTGgagacatattttacatttgtacaattttaaaacagttcccaagcGTTTTAACAAAAGCTCATTAACATTCTTTGGTCAAAAATGCGCAATCGCTAAaaaatttacagtacatttaatatcCACTTGCAACACTGTGGTCGAAATCACTCATTAATGTTGCATTGGTCACCCCCCGCAGGACGTTAAAACCAGGGCGTTGCTACGAAGCAATTGAAAAAATGCGAGCGCCCATaaaatttgattgtattttcactcgtggaggcagcaccCCGAGCCACCAAATTATACTTGGCAATTAGTGTCGCAAATCCGTGGGTGGGGTGCATGCAAATATAATATCCAAAGTTATGAGCAGCTCGCTTgcagacattttcagaaataagcagccaacaaaacatTCACTTGAGTTGTTtccaagcaattaaaaagtaaattttccataaaatgttcaacttaaaagagcaaaaaatattgacaattATAAAAAGTATCATTAACTTCAGCTAAGTATTTCTGACTGCAGTACATGCATGCCTAAGGGTGGCAGGTCtaaaactgacattttaatGTATCCTACCTAAGTAGCTGGTGCCCTACCATTTTAATTTATAATTTCAAAACACCACTGCCCGTCTCGTACCTTTTGACGTACAGTAGTTAATAAGTGAACAATCAGACGCTTGTCATTAAGCATGCAATGAAATAGTGATTACATGACGCCGATGTGTGGTAATAAAGCTATCCAAATGTGATTGTTGGGCTCCCCGACAAACATTTggggtgtgagtgtgtgcgtgtgcgtgcatgtgtgtgtacagtatgtgtgcctGTGTGACTGTGCTTCCCCCTGCACCGCACAAGCATGGACGCCCTGCATCATCGGGCCTGTGAAGTCGAGGGAGGGGGTTGGTGCGAGGAGGGCGGAGAATGTTCATCAAGTCTGCAGCAGGGTAATGACTAGCTCATGTGTTTAATGAAGGCCTTTAGAACTTGGAGCCATAATGACCCACATCCTGACTCCCCATCCTCCAATTTATCCTCCCTCTGCAGGTTATTACATCCCTTTTCGAGAAATATCCTGCCGAGAGCTTCGTATTGTTCCTTTTCTTTGAGATGATTTCATTTCCTCCTCACcactttgtcaaaaaaaaaaaaacgacaacagaCGAATGTACAGCGGA from the Phycodurus eques isolate BA_2022a chromosome 1, UOR_Pequ_1.1, whole genome shotgun sequence genome contains:
- the LOC133407743 gene encoding teashirt homolog 2 isoform X3 — its product is MPDDGDTALHDSIIEEDGENGTLTEEDFPEKTSPKVSEDHELDNKSANSYSNQNSPASLLSTQDAELESHLSDTCDRLSDFKNSSPRKGQPEDHSSKRKDDTGNSLQKMRAAYANFLSDSYWTGVRTELKLGKDNSKANCDSTNGSAKSEFDWHQDALSKTLQQTVSPKPTSKPNLFSSVHLYRQSSKPCASVFTGASRFRCKNCSAAYDTLVELTVHMNKSGHYQDNNLSKQSNSSASSSKSKKRSMQDLEGKEDAQKVLKCMFCGHSFDSLQDLSVHMIKTKHYQKVPLKEPIPVITPKLLPPAKKRAFETARPCSPDSTTGASGYGDIQRAGAVSNANNNRYGYQNGASYTWQFETCKSQILKCMECGSSHDTLQQLTTHMMVTGHFIKVTNSASKKGKQLALDPLAVEKIQVLAEPTASEPDGEKLSPKNVSPASIERDGQGESAADKTEVTEAKDDKQESEDQKAGNGKFKYPYLREEDLEQDSGGGGDILKSLANTVASAINKAQTGTPSWSAYPSIHAAYQISGIIKSTPVTAVPPPAQLKQTFHQKLRALAPKGKYGAMGLESPQGGHKNFGIKQETAVISDGKESQSVKLDLMETDDSDCQDDSSFSSKPDADCGNDASEPIKGKLSPNFSDRAKTPSPSASTTEPHKDTLDNLAVNPLSALQSVLNNHLGKAKKTNNLREDKLSSHIQSIFANTNNCSDNPSLMLSDLARNKPKKNLVFATDDQPIDLTKSKSSKPRSLLLHPSIPMPQKYALSDIADMVKVLPKATTPKPPVASRLPAMKLESDVRRFEDVSAEVYSVHKRKGRQSNWNPRHLLILQAQFASSLFLTSEGKYLLSDLGPQERMHISKFTGLSMTTISHWLANVKYQLRKTGGTKFLKNMDTGHPVFYCNDCASQFRSPTTFISHQESHLGFQIKDMCKMPVEHQIKMDEAELPKVLGVRASETLVSEEDVDSRFKCKLCCRTFASNHAIKLHLSKTHSKSPDNHSQYVEMDKE